The window GTgcctcctaaccctagccgctacgaacagatcacatctgctcacgcgcacgcccaccgtcgttgctttgctgctgctgccgccggtgactccatcccgtccgccgcgaacacggtcgacgggagagcaggtctccgaaacccCGTCTCTTCGGTTCCTGTACGGGAGAGaggcgaataggtttttgggaagcgactacgcgactgctcgctgttcgtctacttcctctacgtctGCGTCGCCctcatcatcaccatgtccaccgacgccgaacgtgccgccatcgagaaagctgaagccgacaagaagaccgccgaggacgccgctgctaccaccaacgccgcggcctctgcatggcctactagagggtataactcgtttatcccgctcctactgTTTTTTGTTTTAGCCATGCTTGCGTTATACGTAGATCTTTCTGCAATTAGAGTAGTATGTGCTTGCttgactgaatatcagtatgcgtttatttgtgtcaatgccatgctagtgatttactcgtggattaatttaatcgagaAATTGCCTATTTATTCAACAATTGTTAGGGAGATCACGATGCTGCATAAATTCATCAGTTCAGTACCAAGTCGAACCAAAATGCCAAAGATATAGATGATCTATACCTGAACGTCGCTGCACTAGACAACATATCCTCCTCCAGCAACACTAACATCACGGGGGGCATGATGCCCTCTCCAAAATGATCTTCAAGCTTACTAGTGCTGCTGGATGAACCTCCCATGGTTGTTTTTCCATCACCCAGCCCTGACATCTTAGAGAAAGGAGCTTGTTCAAATCCGACGAACGGCTCCCGCGGTATATTTTGGAGATTGGAGCCGCCCAACTAAATGATGCAGTTATGGGAACCGGATGGCACTGCAACACAAAATAAATGGTCAGCTTGAATACAAACTTATTTTGGGTGAGAATTCGATGGCTCTTTCGGATGCATAGCGCGCAGTGCCAACCAAAGTTTGCAAGACTGAAAATAAATGGATGATTGCTTAAAGTTCCTCGCTGGGGTGTACAATGGCTCATGATCTTCAAGAGCACATTAAATAACACAGTGCCAACCGGGACAGCATGAACAAATGCAGCACTTTCCACCATAGTTGAAAAGGTGTAGAATCCTTGTTAGCTTATGCAGTAGATGAATGGGACCTTTCATACTAAAACCTACTATAAATAAACCGAGATGAATGGAACCTTTCACTGCTAGCAAAGCAACAAAAGCTAGAACGTAGGCATTCTCTAAATAGAGCATGCTAGCTGACCAATGCTGGAAAGCAGTTGTCCCCATTCCACTTATAAATCTGACTTTTCAGACTCTAGCTTGCCATTTTCGTCCACCGCCCAGTAAAGCCCCCCACATGATTTCCTCTTCTGTAAATGTGATCTCCAATAATGCAACAATTCAGAACCTTATCCAACTAGAAGTTCGGATCTTGATGCAAACCAAGGGTTCCGATAGCACCCTCTGCTGCTAGTGATGGTAGGAAAGCCGTTCTCTATCTTATCTTACCATGGATTAAGGCATGACATAAAACCATGAAAAATAACCCTCCTACTATGCGGAGTATATGAACTTGAATCAAACCACATTATACTATGAATTTTTATATGTTATAATGTGGTCCAAAAGGATGATGAAGGGGCACAAAAGAACAATAGGCATGAGATTCATTAGGAAAGCAAAAACATCATATAGTGTTAGCCGATGAGCGAGAGATGTAGCCTTTCATTAGGTTTCCAAGCACACTGCACTTAAGCCCTCTTTACTTTCTCTTCCTGTTATACACAAAGCATATGAACATGAACCAAATCAAGTTATACTATGAATCCTTTTTTATGTTGTGTGGTCcaaaaggaagaggaaggagcAAAAAAGAACAATAGGAACGAGAGGCATCAGAAAAACTCAAACCAAATCATTCTCTAGTGTTAGATGCTGAACGAGGACTTTAGCTTTCCATCATGTTCCCATGTGCACTGCTCTTAGGCCCTCTTTACTTCCTTTTCCTGTCTCGCTATGGACATCTCATATCATCTGAATATATACACATATATGTTTGGTTTTCCCGCTAAACGATTTAGCAAACTaaaaggaagaggaaggaggcgCTTAAGAACAACAGGAATGAGAGGCATTGGGAAATACCAAACATGGTTTCATCTCAACACAAGAGGTGAAGAACTGATAAGTTAGGTTTTCGTCTATGCTCTCATTCCCATTGCTCTTAGGCCCTCTCTTTCTTCCTCTTCCTAGTCTCTTTTGTGATTTCACATCGAATATGTGCACACGCATATTTGGTTTGTAAGCTAAATCGACCAAGCAAGACAAAAAAAATGAAGAGGAAGGAGTGCTTTAGAATAATAGGAATGTGAGGCAACGGGAAACACCAAACTAAATTATCACCTCCAACACTAGAGGTGAAAACCGAGCAAGTTAGGCTTTCCTCCATGTTCACATTCTCAATACTCTAAGGCCTTCTATTTTCCCTCTTCCGGGCTCCCCTTCGAGGCCTCATGTTATCTAAATATGTGGACACATGTCTATGTTTCTCCACTAGAGCTATTGCATAAGCcaaaaggaagaggaaggagtTCACAAGAACGGTAGGAATGGGAGGCATCAGGAAAGGATTCATGACAAATGTTTGCACCTCCAGCACAAGAGGAGCAAACAAACAAAGAGGTCTTTCCTCCATGTTCACATTCCTATTGCTCTTGAGATCTCTCTTTCTTCCTCTTCCCGGCTTGCTCTCAGTGCCTACAAATCTAACGACACAAAAACTCTCGAAGAACAGGCTTCAATTGATGGACAAATTGTTTCATCTTGGAGGTATAAATGATGGGTGGTGCACCATATGCAGAAACTTTGAGAAGTAAGCAATGAAGACACCCGGTGCATGGGGCATGATCTAGAGTGAATGATAATGGGACCACGTAATCACCGACCTTGACTTATTGTCCTCTACTCTTAAGTAAGGGCACATGGCTAAAGATCTCTTTTGCTTACCTTTGTTACCCATATCCGAAATCGGTACATAATATGTTTATCAGCCATTTTTCATAACAATATATGTATCAACTTGAGCATTTATAGTGTCAAAATATATAGTAATAAGAAGTTATGAGCTAAAAATAACATCAAATTGGACAAAGTAAACcctcttcactacaaaaaaaggcacatccgtgacattttgggccaaacgattttttttctgtcatgcttattgtcgtggaattgtcacgacagatgtcctagcggaaggacttagtcgtggagccatcacaactaggttagcttaaaggggttaaacgggacaaagaacacagggagtttatactggttcggccccttgcggtgaaagtaaaggcctaatccagtttagGGTTGTATTGATTGGGCGTCGATTACCAGGGaacgaatacgcttgacctagttctcgatctcttcTCTATTGCCctaaaccgccgtcgggtcgtccctttatatacacaggttgacgcccgtcggttcacaaagtcccggccggctcatacacaacgtgtccggctcggtgactaactacgcttgccttacaatacaagtcatacatacaTGGCGGTTCATCCTCCTGGGCCTTAAATcacctctgggtcttgggccgtcaACGGGCTCGTATGATCCGCCATCTTTATTGGTAAGCCGCCAGTAGTATGACCCTGGCCCCTCCTAGGCGgttcatacccagtagttatatacccaacattaggccccaggttgatttgaacttgttcacatcaatcttcaatACCCGACTTGTCACAATCTTGCATCAGTTGTCTAATAACCTTGCTGTAACCCGCCGTGACATCAGCTCAGAAAATTTTcttaaaccgccatgacatcatttCGCATTAACATCACGCATAGCCCAGAATATCTTAATTGGTACTTATCTTAATGAGCCTCCTGAAAACCGAGGCGTCCATATAGCCATATGATGATtttggcctcctcgattcccgcacATGCCTTGTACCCACCCCCTTGTAAATAGGGACAGGGGTCTTTATCATTTTTACCCCTTCCTTTGTCTTCCTCTCGCATCTCTTCTGCCGCTAGACCTCCGCCGCCGCTACCTTCGACCGCTGCACCGACCCAGGCCGCTGGATCAACCTGGTTGGATCAGAAACTCCGGCGCGCCACCGCTGCTCCTCATCTTCCGTAAGTGCACCTTtccttctatctcagatctgcGTTTAGGGTTTGGATAGTTCATCGGTGTTCTCGCTATTCTTCGCTGCTTTCTTCAACTCCAGTGGCTTTTAATCTGGGTAAACCACGAGCCTTGTGCGGAAGCAGTTTTAACCCTTGTTTTTATTATTAGAATAACATCTCTTCACAAAAGATCTCATCAGAGCATCCATATTTTTCCACCGCCGCCACTTTAAGCAAGAATTTTGCTGCTTTTCTGAACTGCAATAGATCCAAAAATATAAGTTGAACTTGTGAACTGCAATAGGTATATATAGACTTGAACCAGAGACGCTATCTTTGGCTCCTTCAGCCTCTTGATATCCATTGTATGAGTATTCTGATGCATTGTCGTTGATTAATAAAGTGGAGCTTGCTTATATAGCTTAGAAAAAAAGTGAGCTGGTGGGGAGCGGATGCAGTGGTTTCCGCGTCGGAGAGCAAGTCACTTGTGCCGTTACCTATTGTAACTCGGATCGAGACGCAATGCAAGGACCGGCCGTATCTTAACCTGGCAGAAATCCACACACGATCGCCGTCCTTAATACTGGATGGATCCCCCTCCTCACCCGATCGATCTGTAGGAGACTACGCCTACGTGCCAGCATGCCACGGAACGCCCCGGCCGCCGTCAGGGAAGGCCCCAGACGCTGCCCCAGCCTCCCGCCGGAGCTGCTCGACAACATCCACGACCGCCTGGGGTTCCTCGACCGCATCGCCTTCGCCGCGGTCTTCGCAGCATCCTGCGGCAGCGACGACAACGTATTCAAGCCGTCCAGACCGTGGCTCCTACTCCCCGGCAAGACCACGGAGACCGTCGAGCTCTTCTCCGTCAGGGACCGGCGGGCCGCCACCGTGCGCGCCTCGGACCCCACGCTGCGCGGCCACTTCGTTGTCCTCGGCTCCTCTCGCGGGTGGCTCGCCACGGCCGACGAGCTTGGCCAGATCTACCTCGTCAACCCCGCCACGGGCGAGCAGCACGCGCTCCCGCACATCGCCACCATGGGCGTCTTCAACGACTGCAGGTGGCCCCACGACTCGTTCACCGTGCGTGTACGGTGCTTTCTGACCATCCGGTATGGCCGCGGGCCGCCGTTCCTAGATAGTTCCTTGGGGCGTGAGGGGTACGGGGGCTACTCGTTCGCCCTCAACTATATGTTCTACCGGAAGGTTGTCCTGTCCCCGCGCCGCCCCGGCAGCTACGGCACCGCCATGCTTATCCTCTGGGATGTTTTCGGCACCCCGGCCTTCGCCACGGCGGAGGACGGTGTGTGGAAGCTGGCGCGGTCGGAGGATGGAGTCGAGGACGCCATCCACCACGACGGCCAGTTTTACTCCGTCTCCTACTCGGGTGTTGTCGAGGTGTGGCAGCGTGACGCGGAGTCTGGCGAGTACACAAGCACGGCTGTCACACCAAGGCTGGCCATCGAGGAAGCCAGCTCGTGCCGCCCTCTCAAGTACCTGGTGGCAGCACCGGGTGGGCAGCTGATGGTGGTGCTCAAGTATGGTCGTGTGACCAAGAAGCGGTACGACCGGGAAGGGTGGACGTGCTCCTTCAAGGTCCATGTCCTTGGCGACGACGGGCAGTGGAATGAGACTAGAGACATCGGTGCCGTCGCGCTATTCGTCGGGGTGAACAACTCGTTGTGCGTGCCGACGAGGGGACGCCCGGAGATCGAGGCTGGCTGCGTCTATTTCACTGACGACAGACTCAGGGGCGTGCGCAAGCAGTATTATTCGCTTTGGGATGATGACGATGTGGACGTTCGTGCTGTTGGGGTGTACAGCCTCAAGGACGGCACGCTGAAGAAGATGGAGGCGCTCGGGCAAGAGTACAACAGGTGCAGGTTCTTGCCGCCGCCGGTCTGGATTACACCTTCTATCCCATGATAGCAGTATGGTCGATCTGTTTTGAATTAACTAGGTTCAACGTTTTTGCTTAAGAACGCTAGCAGGTTCAAGGTGAACAGATGTGTGTGTGCCAAGTGAAATGTCTCGATCATCATTTTTAGCTGCTTAGTCATATGTTGGTTGCTGAttaagatgagtgagaagtaacCTGTTCAACTCACCACCTCGACGTTTTCGCTTAAGATTGGTAGCAGGTTGAAGGTAAACATGTCAGTTTCGGGCAATGTGGCTACCTTGCAATGATGTCATATTTATCGGCCAAGCGAAGTCCTGCAATGGTCTCATATGATTCTGTTGCAGGACGGAGGAGACTGTGGATGGAGAAGCTTCAGGCTGAAACTAACATTGCTTCACGACATCAACTAATGAGGCTGCTGCCCTTTGTTGTGCAATTAATCTTGTAGGAGATGCAAGTGAGGATGTAAACCAGGAATCCCTCCTAGGTTTCTTCCTTCTAATTTTAAATAATACACTGTGTGCTAAGCTAAGGTGGAGAGAACGGCTGTGAGGAGAAACTCCAGACTGATTTCGGTGGGTGATGCTGTTGCTTttattttcctttcctttttcagGAGTTATATGTTATGTAGCATGTTATGTTGGGGAGCTGCCTTTATCTCTCTGATGAAAACTGTTTTCTTCTCTTTATACTTGTTCTGTAAAACCAGGAAACCACCAAAAATGCatattatttttttaattttgggGGTTCTCTTTCATGGTTATCATGCAGAATTACGGATCCAGCTGTGGGTGCAAGTTGCTTTTCCCCAGCAGGATTGGGTGTACTGACTTGTGTGTAGTTGATGTACTGGCTTATCAGTTTGCAATGTTTTCCTCACTCTCCTGTGTCAATATTGGCCGATAAATATCATGACCTAACTTGGATTCCCCTTCAGGACATCACCATGGATCGTGCAAAATCGAGTTTCTGGTGCTCTTTTGCCTAGCTTCTTCTCCTTTTTAGTTTTTTTGTGAGATTTCTATTTTCTTGCGAGATTTCTATGTACTTGTATTTGGACCATCACATTTCCTGTTAGTGATTTGGTGTTAATTTGGCTTGTATGGTTTTGCCTAAATTGGATGGTTGCTTGCAAATAACACGCTTCGCACCGTGACACGCCAGTTGATTTGTTTAGGAGACAATAGCCAGAATGCCACTATGAGAAACCGAACTTGCCAAAATACCACTATGAAAAACCAACTTGCCAATATGCCACTACTTCCAGTTTTCTCTAGCCAAAATACCACTAGTGACTAACGGAGAGTAACACCATCCAAAAAAGACTTCTATACCCTTACCTCTTCACAGCCCAAAGCATACATTTCAACAACAAAAAGAGCAACTATAGTGCAACATTTCAGGAGCCAATTGACATGAAAACATCACCAACTCAACATAATCTTACTTTGCATCCTCCAACAACAAGATAGCAACTTTTCAGCATCATTTTGAAAAATTCCAGCAGCATTTCAGCAGCATTTTGACATGAAAACATCACAAATTCAACATAATCTAAGTTTACATCATTGAACATCAATATAACAACATTTCAGCAGCATTTCAGCAGCATTTTGACATAAAAACATCACCAATTCAGCATAATCTCATTTTGCATCATTGAACTTCAATATAGCAACAAATCAACAATGATACATAATGGTTCGAAATAAGATAACATCAAAAACGATACATAATCGTTCAAAAGAAGCTAGCGTCAACACATAATGGTTCAGACCACCATTTCTTCAAACAAAAGATCGTGGTTCAAAAGAAGCAAACAATGCTACTAATCATACCATGAAAGTGTTAGTGTTCGGTAACTTGGAGGCATGTATCCTCCATGGACAATCCTCATCGGTGCAACTAGCCCTGAATCTTTTAGTGTCACTATACTGCGTGTCAAAAGACCAATCTTCTCTAATTGCTAGTTGTCTCAATGCAACTCTAAATGCTTTGGAGTTAGGAAATGTGGCTCCTACTTCGATTCGAGGATTTTTTTTATCGTGGAGATAAGTAGGAGCCACATTGTTTGCGAGTAATGTCTCATCATCCCCTCGCGCATGATGTGGATCATAAGAGTTGTCAACATCTAGTGTTCCCAATGGTACTCTTGCAGCCTTTGGCTCGACATTTTTCTCCTTTGACTCTGCATTCTCCTTTGACTCCGCATTCTCATGCAAATAGGTGTTCTCCTCACCGCATCCTACAGGCTCATCATCCTCATTCTCGCCTTCATAGGCTTGCTTCGGCCAAGCAAAGAATGGAGCATGAATAGGTTGATCATCCATATCCTCGGCCATGACAGGAGCTTGTTCCTTGTGTTGCTGTTTGTTCTCAATGGTCACACCAAACCTCACTATTTTTGTGTTAGAACACCTATCAAACAATTCAGCTATCTCAGATTCAGAGATCAATGGGATGGTGTGTGCGTGcgggaggagagggggggagagGATAGGGTTGAGCCACGGGGGTAATGTTGGAATAGCCAAAAAACTGACAAGTTGCCTTCGGTTTGACTAACAGAAAAAGTTTGACAACTAACGGAAGTGTTATTTTGACAAGAAAAACTGAGTGTGCAGTGGTATATTGGCAAGTTGGTTTTTCATAGTGGTATTTTGGCAAGTTCGGTTTCTCATAGTGGCATTCTGGCTATTGTCTCTTTGTTTAGCTAGTCTTGTTTTTATTAACTTTGGTCGGAAGTTCCTTGTCCATTGAGCATTGTTCTTCAGATCCGCCTTCATAGAAGTGAACACTTTTTTCCTACTTTTCTGCCTAACATGGTAAGCTATCTTAAAAAACGTCTTGGGGCTTGATTTCTCACTGCGTGAATTTTGGTCCTCAAACTTCAGCTTGAATATTGCAGCATGATATGGGCGAATTATTAATATTGTGATTAAGCATTTTTCTGCCGCTCACTAGCCTTGAACGGGTCATCCGCTCTAAAGTAGCGCGATGGATCGTAGGGCGAGACTGAGAAGGGGGAGGAAAAGTGGAAGCGGGAAGAATGCGATGGAGGGGACCGAGCACACCGACATCAGATATTGGGAGAGGAGGCCCGTGAGTAGCAAGTTGATAAGAATGGAGGCGGCAACTCGTCTTTGACGCATTAAGCGTACAAATGCCGGCATTCCGCACAAACGAAGCGAAGCTAGCGCTTGGGTGGGCTAGGACATTTTAGCTAGCGTAGGGACTACAGCAGTCAGATTTTTGCGAACTACCCAGAAGGTTTTGTCTGGTTTTtccaagggattgacaaccccttatttgctttgggtgcaagtatttgttcttttgAGTGTAGGTTCTATTCACGAGGTATTGTgtgattctcctactggattgataaccttggttcttaagtgacgaaaatatttatctctactgtactgcatcatcctttcctcttcggggaaatctcaacgcagctcacaagtagcaggaagaatttctggtgccgttgtcaGGCAGACATAAACAAAACCTACCAAGTACCACACATAAACTTTAATCTCCTTGCATTTAATTTATTTtctatttgcctctcgttttcatctctcCCACTTATAAAACGTTTTCacaaaaacacaaaaaaaattacttttgCCTTTTTGTTTGTTTGCTTGATTGCTTTTTTATTGTCTTCATGTCAACACTAAAAGgaacagaaaagaaataagaaaaataagatgGATCCTCACCGTCTTGCTAatcttttaaaaaaaatcaattatgatgaaccaattgctagtgagttgagtgctcTAGATTATCTTTGTGAAGTTTTCATTAGTTTTCTCTTTTCCTATGTTTTTTGTTCAGTTTTTATTTTGTTCAACACATGCTTTTTTCCAGTAACTTTCAAGATTTTTCATATAAATGAAGAACATTTTTTATATGCAAGTTATATGAAAAATTAATTTTATGCATGTtcaacattttaaaaatatacaATTAAAATATACTTAAAATGAATATTTGATGCTTACATTTTTGTATAAATCAAGAATACTTTTATACATGTTTAAAAAATACATGATTACCATTTTTTAAAATTACATGTTTTGATATCTACTTTGTGCCACACACATTTGTACATTATTTGTATACGGCTTTAATATTTATTTTATATAGgttttaaaattttcaaatacatgataaacattttttcaACACAcatttttttcatcattgatgcTTGAATATGTATTAAACAGTTTTTCTAAATAAGTATTGAAAGAGTTTTTTGAAATAAGTATTGAATCATTTTTCCAGATGCTATCAATTTTTCTATGGTTGCACCAACATGTTTTAACAGTGCACAAACATTTTCTTCACACTGCAAAACATTTTTATCAGATACTATTTTATAGTTGCACCAACACTTGTTTTAGCACTGCACAAACATTTTTTTCAATCttaagttttttttttgaaatgtcTATATTTTGGAAtctatttttggaa is drawn from Aegilops tauschii subsp. strangulata cultivar AL8/78 chromosome 1, Aet v6.0, whole genome shotgun sequence and contains these coding sequences:
- the LOC109741521 gene encoding uncharacterized protein, which encodes MPRNAPAAVREGPRRCPSLPPELLDNIHDRLGFLDRIAFAAVFAASCGSDDNVFKPSRPWLLLPGKTTETVELFSVRDRRAATVRASDPTLRGHFVVLGSSRGWLATADELGQIYLVNPATGEQHALPHIATMGVFNDCRWPHDSFTVRVRCFLTIRYGRGPPFLDSSLGREGYGGYSFALNYMFYRKVVLSPRRPGSYGTAMLILWDVFGTPAFATAEDGVWKLARSEDGVEDAIHHDGQFYSVSYSGVVEVWQRDAESGEYTSTAVTPRLAIEEASSCRPLKYLVAAPGGQLMVVLKYGRVTKKRYDREGWTCSFKVHVLGDDGQWNETRDIGAVALFVGVNNSLCVPTRGRPEIEAGCVYFTDDRLRGVRKQYYSLWDDDDVDVRAVGVYSLKDGTLKKMEALGQEYNRCRFLPPPVWITPSIP